Proteins encoded within one genomic window of Ranitomeya variabilis isolate aRanVar5 chromosome 4, aRanVar5.hap1, whole genome shotgun sequence:
- the LOC143768194 gene encoding formyl peptide receptor 2-like — MDDAADNLTTSNTTLDYNYWSPGEYNEIYYYYLKTLQKTSITLYSIVFALGIIGNGLVIWIAGFRMKNTISAVWFLHLAIADFLCCSSLPLRILEWAADFSYVLDFPYCIVNFVLFNVNMSASVLLLTAMSIDRWVSVMWPFWAKVHRSRNLARISAAIIWGLSFIVAGAVYYIYRYHVGSLYEWCIYRYYIYHYNPELYQTIQWIRLVIMCVIPFLIIVISYVTIFYKLRKSKRSQRSQRSSRIITAVISCFFICWFPYYICRLTPWYPRYYMTPNFWDYITYHIVDTINTSLACLNSCLNPIIYVFLTPDFQHGFLSSIPSRLERAFGDHPNDLSRERGDAGDTRPAAV, encoded by the coding sequence GTCACCTGGCGAATACAACgagatatattattattatcttaAGACTCTACAGAAGACGTCCATTACATTATACAGCATTGTTTTTGCTCTCGGGATTATCGGTAATGGCTTAGTCATCTGGATTGCTGGATTCAGGATGAAGAATACAATCAGCGCCGTGTGGTTTCTCCACCTGGCCATCGCGGACTTCCTGTGCTGCTCATCTCTCCCCCTGAGAATTCTTGAGTGGGCTGCAGATTTCTCATACGTCCTAGATTTTCCATATTGCATAGTGAACTTTGTTCTGTTTAATGTGAACATGAGCGCCAGTGTTCTCCTCCTGACGGCCATGAGTATTGACCGCTGGGTGTCCGTCATGTGGCCATTCTGGGCCAAAGTTCATAGATCTCGTAACCTGGCGAGAATCAGTGCAGCGATCATCTGGGGGCTGAGCTTCATTGTGGCCGGTGCTGTGTATTACATATATAGATACCATGTAGGTTCTCTATATGAATGGTGTATATATAGATATTACATTTATCATTATAACCCAGAATTATATCAGACCATTCAGTGGATCAGATTGGTTATAATgtgtgtgatcccgtttctcatcaTTGTCATCTCGTATGTCACCATTTTCTACAAACTTAGAAAAAGTAAGAGATCCCAGAGATCTCAGAGATCCTCCAGGATCATCACCGCTGTTATATCGTGTTTTTTCATCTGCTGGTTTCCATATTACATCTGCCGACTAACACCCTGGTATCCTAGATATTACATGACACCCAATTTTTGGGATTACATAACATACCATATAGTAGACACTATCAATACCAGCCTGGCTTGTTTGAACAGTTGCCTGAATCCGATCATTTATGTGTTCCTGACACCGGATTTCCAACACGGTTTCCTCAGCTCCATCCCCTCCAGGCTAGAAAGAGCCTTCGGTGACCATCCTAATGACCTGAGCAGAGAGCGAGGAGACGCAGGAGACACTCGCCCTGCTGCTGTGTAA